The DNA window aataatttgtaaatGTTTGCACTCAAAATTTTTTGCAAGTCCCgcgaaaaaataaaatttgattgtttttggtttatcaccaccgaTTTTAGTTCGGTTTGAGGGTTGGTTCTGGCATTAAGTGGTTCCAGTCTCCTCCTGATTGTAGTTGTGAGGAGCGAACCGTAGTCCTCACTACCAagttcagcgccaatcaccactgaatcAACTTGCATTCCTGCACTCAATTCTAAAAGTATTTTAATCACGAGTgtttttatgataattaattattaactttgaattgattttgattaaaaataaatttaaaataaggaTATCATGTTTAGTTGCTGGTTTAACTTCCACCAATATGTTATTCTCATTAGTGTGATGACTTTATTTAGACTGAGTGTTAATACAAAAGTACGTTCAAGTCTAGCATATCCGTCATTAAACGAAACAAGattaacaacaaaacaaacaaaatcaatttaCAACATTTTCATTAAGTTTTACATGTCAAGGCTATTCCTCAACAGGCAAAAAAGTTTAACTTTAAAGGCGAAATCGTGATATCAATTAATTGATCATGTGTGCAACAGTGAATCAATTTGACATTAATATGTTTGGTTCTTCCATATATCATTGGAGTCTAAGACAACTTGATGTTGAAACTATTGTCACACTAGATCACTGTATATTTTTTTGCTTAAATCTTGTTTGTGCTTAATCACTTGTAGTACTGATGCAAAGCTTGCCTTTGTTCCATAGACATTAAGGTTCTTCTCCGTCAAATTACTTAGCAAGGAATTTCGAATCAATTTTGATGAATAAGAATCAATTTTTCGATTGATATCGTCTCTTATTCTTCACTCTTTACTCGAGTGAATTAACCACGCACTGGTTGCAAGATGATTACGCTGCACAATTATTGAGACGAAAAGAAAAGATGAATTGAGGAAGAAAAGAGAAATTAGAGTTTGAGAGAaaaggggaagaagaagaagaatatttctgcagagtttctctctgccttcAAACTGAAGTTTATTAAATCTTTTCTTTATGTAACTGCATTTTTACAATGAGGAGACCTCCCTATTTATACGATGAGATTTCTTGTTCACTAAGCTGTCTCCAACTAACTAACTAAAACTAGCAAAACAATACTAAGTCGAAATTTTGTTGAGGCTAGCTCCTTCGACATTTTGACAGTCTCCAACATAGTTTCGGCATAAGGAATTACATattcaacacaccacctaattcatcaTGTCTAAACTATTTACATGCATCATTGCTCTTAATCTTCTGAACACTTTGACCTGCACACCCTTCGTCATGATGTCTGCAATCTGGTTCTTAGTTTTGTAGAGTTAAAAGTTCAGCTTCCAATTTGCTACttgctctcgaagataatggaacctcatcTCGATATGTTTGCTTCTTCCATGTGCTATCAGATTCTTCTCCAGATTGATAGTTAGCATcatgtcgatcttcatggtaattgcttcATGATTTCTCTCTGTAATCTCTTCAACCAAATTCACCATCTACATTGCTTGACTGCATAAAGAGAAGCAACTATGTACTCTACTTCATACGAAGATAGTGCTACTACTAATTCTTTTCTTGAGTTCCAAGTAATTGGTACACCACCTAACATACATAGCCATATGTGGATTTTCTATCCTCATCATCACTAAACCAACTTGAGTCGGTGTAACCTACTagcttgcattcttttccttcatCATCTACATGAAACAaaatgccatagtcgagagttcctttgaGATACCTTAGCATCCTCTTTGTCGTAGCTAGATGTGATACCTTTGCCTTCTAATGAATCTACCCATCATACCTAAATTGTATGCTAGATCTAGCCTTGTATGAAAAAGGTATATTAATGACACAATAAGTCGTATGTACTGTGTTAggtcgacatcatcttcatctgagTCTTTCGTCAGTTGCAGTCTTGGTTCAACAGGTGTCGAAGTCACATTGCATTCTTTCATCTCAAATCTTGTAAGTATTTCACTTGCATAACTCCTTTGTTGCAGCATCTAacctctactactcttgtagaatttgATACCAAAGAAGTATGAAATGTTTCCCATATCAGACATTTCGAATTCCTTGATAAGACCACATTTGAAGTCTttgatctctttcttgcagctacatGTTATTAACAAGTCATCGACGTAGAGACACAGTACAAtcaattcactcttgcttcttcttataTATACTCCATACTCAggtgtgcacttcacaaattcctcCTCCCTTAAGAAACTATTTATCTTCTTATTCGAAGCTCTTGgagattgtttaagtccatacagggctttatgcagcctGTATATATTGCTTTCTTGACcttgtttcacaaacccaactagTTACGCAACATAAACTTCTTTATCTAATGGGCCATTTAGAGATGCATATTTCACATCCATCTGACACATTTTCCAATTGTTCGTGTTTGCTAGACCAACAACTAACCTGATTATTTTGATTCTAGCAACAGGTGCAAAGACAGCGtcgaagtcgattccttctttttgaagaaatcctttcgccacaagTCTTGCCTTGTATTGAGTTACTTCTCTTTTTGGATTCAGCTTCACTTTGTATACCCTGTTCACATCGATTGTCTTCTTGtcttgaggcaattcgacaagtgaccaagtgtAGTTGACTTCGATGGACTTCAGATCCTCATTCATCACTTTCATCCATTCTGAATCCTTAATGCCTCAGCTGCATTGtctggttcgacatcatcatagAAATCATAGAGTACCAATTCACCTTCATCGTTGAccacatcatctgatgtaattaCACATTCCTACAAacttgcaggcatgtgtcttgttaTTTGAGGTCTGCTTGTGCTTTCTTGACCTCTGACTTATTCTTGTCGAACTTCTCTTTCGACCTCACTTGTTGATTCTTCACATAAGATTCTCACTTAATCATTCTTTACATTTTCAATATAATCTCATTccttaagctcatctatgatcatgTCCCTGCTGATCAttacttgcttgttcactgggtcgaTCAACTTGTATCCACCAGTTGAATGATATCATATTAGGATCATTTGACttgacttgtcatcaagttttcttcttagCTGATCaggcacatgtctatgtgctatagattcAAATACTTTCGGATGACTTAAGCTAGGCTTGACACCAGACAAACATTCTTCTGGCATGATTCCTTATAGTTTCTTCATTGGGCAtctgtagggttgagttaggctcaACCATATTtcctaacatggtatcagagcctcgtttaagattcgGTGGGTCATCCACCATTTATTTCTATGCTCCTGTTGTCTAGTCATGGGTGtgaggggtgtgttaagagtgccacatcagacaatatatggcctaaacatgtgcttataagtgggacAATCCGCACTCTACAAGCCGGTTTGAGctagttttgtagggatgagttaggctcaaccacatttcttaacacatTATTCCAATGTGGAATAGAatattgatgatgtattgatgaaaaTCACCGTTGAAGCTCCTCATAATGATAATAAGTCCTTTGTAGGTGGAGTGGGAGGTATACTTGCAAGATTATCACTCTAACACGCAAGTCATTAAACTTAGAGATGTGTAACTTGCAAGAGTCAATGAATTCTGCATGTTATGGCGTATAATTGTGCTTATATATGGATGTCGGTTGAAACTTTTCCCAATAAACGCGACGTAAATTACAAGAGATAGTTGGATTGAATATGACAGTGTGTGGCTTTGTGGTGAGAGTCTATCTATTCATCAattatgaatgaaaataaaagTGTTTTGAATTAGGCCTATGGTATTTGACCGGTCTAGTGATCGATCTAGTTGGACCGTTTGTCAAGGAGATATGTTAAAAAATGTTAATACCGTACAAgaacaccatatatatatatatatatatatatatatatatatatatatatatatatatatatatataggaaaatGCTAAATGTTAAGAAAATACAAAACAAGAAAGACAAGAACAAATCTCAGCCATTCAATATCATAACCACcccatgatccctattaaaaaggaaattaaattaaaaataaatttaaaattatcccCTAAAAGAATGACATGTgtccattcttgcatttcttctccAATTTATTTCGTAACATATAGcactacttatatatatatatatatatatatatatatatatatatatatataggagggatattcttactccaggagtaagttattaacacttactccaaatctggatcattgattcttctcaatctaatggttaaaaatattaagtaattaaatgtggagagagaaaatcattacttattacttttaaccattagattgagaaaaatcaatgatccagatttggagtaagtgtaaataacttactcctggagtaagaatatccctcctcatatatatatatatatatatatatatatatatataggaagcgtatccagtgagaactgatactattatgagaaatgagaactattaatatcagccgtcagatttaattaacgtttaagatttattGATTCCATATTAAGAACGCCTTATTGAATTTTATCCATTATGATCTATAgttaaaaattccataaataaagtatcttttcaaaaatatttctatttctctaattattataatattctcAAAATGAGATAATCATTATAAGAATTATTATGCTTAATATTCAAATGTTAtcacaataatttttattttcactattATTCTAACTACATTTTAATTtgatctataatttattttgaatgaaataaattattttctttataactaaaaaaaacttattcTTCATAATTGATATTGATTTGTTAACTATTTCATTTTGAATAATACTatcaatataaaatttaatttatactttAGAATTCATATAATTTTATTCTTCACATAATTATCAATATAACTTATTATTAATTTGGAACTTatattttcctttaattaaaaaaatttaagaatttaaatttattacttatattttgattcggatgatttaatttttttttttgaattctatACGGGAGAAAATGAAATTTActacttatattttaaatttatttttaatatgtttatttgataaaaaatattgaagaaaaccaaactattacttatattttaatttagttgatttttttattgcaattattttaaattaaaacacattattgatttatcaaatatattttaatttgattaaaagtaTTAAGAATCTAAATtattagatatatatatatatatatatatatatatatagatttggttgaattattaaTTTGCAAGCTCggtaatttttgtttgaaattttaacGATCaccaatatttaaaataaattatattactgtgttaaaattttaataattaaagcaaGAAAAAAATTCCggaaaaatatcttttttatgaaaaatttaaatTCTGAGCATAATAGATAAAAAGAAAATACTGTACTATTTGTATGGAACTAATAAATATTATGAGTgataaatatgataaaaatattgtttattcattcataagattaaaatatatttatcaccAACATTTTAATCTTATTTGATCAAAAAAAGCACATaaatttttatcttatttatCACTCATAAGATTTATTAATTCCATacaaataataatagtattagtaaaaaaaattgtgacaacatttaaatattaagcataataattttaaaaaagattcttattttgataatattttaataattaaagaaataaaaatattcttttgaaaatatattttatttatggaatttttaaatatcAATCATAATTGTTAAAAATTCAGTAAGGTGTTCTTAATATGGAATCAATTAATCTTGAACGTTAATTAAATCTTACGGCTGATATCAAtaattctcatttctcataaaagatatcagttctcaccggatacgctccatatatatatatatatatatatatatatatatatatatatatatatatatatatatatatatatatatatatatatatatatatatatatatatccaacatAATTATGGACAAGAAATAAATAACCACTTAATCATGTGGAGGGAATCTTAATAGCAAACAATACGTCGATGACCGGAAAATTTTGTTAACAAACTTTTAATTTTGGAAAAACCTAGGAGAGGACAAAAACATTATCTTCTAGATTCAACTTTCCTCCTGGACAATTACAATATTCTATTTCCACATGCCATTTTCTATGTTTTGTTTAACATTTTGTTCATGAATTGACTTCTCTTTCGGCCGCCAACACCAAATCTCACGTTCTTCATCGACCATTTCCTCATCAAATGTTTCATTGCTTCTTCCATCCATCGCCAACATCTTTCAAACATCCTAGTGTTTACTGCATTTCTAAACAAAACTTGTTATGGCTCATTTAGTTTATGGTGAATCTCCATCTTTTGGAGACTCACACCATGGACAAGGTCAACAACATGTTTCATTTCCAACCAATTCAACTTCCTTAAGGATTCTTCTCTTACATGGAAACTTAGAAATTTGGATCAAAGAAGCCAAAAACCTTCCCAACATGGACACTTTTCATAAGGCAATGGGAGACATGTTTTCATTCTTACCAAAAAAACTTAGTGGTAAAATTGAAGGCAAAATGTCTGAAAATCTAACCAGTGATCCATATGTTACTGTCTCTATAGCCGGTGCTGTTATTGCAAGAACTTTTATCATTAGAAACAACGAAAACCCCGTTTGGATGCAGCATTTTAATGCTCCTGTTGCACATCTTGCATCAGAGGTTCACTTTGTTGTAAAAGACAATGATGTCGTCGGTTCACAGGTTATCGGTGCAGTGGGAATTCCGGTTGAGACCTTATGCACTGGTTCCAAACTTGAAGGCGTTTTCCCCATTCTTAACACTAATGGAAAGCCCTTTAAGACTAATACAGTTTTGAGCTTATCAATTCAGTATACTCCTGTTGATAAGGTAAACCTTTATAGAAACGGTGTCGGTGAGGATTATCAAGGTGTTCCTGATACGTATTTTCCGCTTAGAAAAGGTGGGAAAGTTACACTTTATCAAGATGCTCATGTTCCACAAGATTCTCTTCCTAGTTTGAAGGTTGTTGATGTGAGTTGTTATGAGAGTGGAAATTGTTGGCATGACATATTCGATGCAATAAGTCATGCACGTCGATTGGTCTATATCGTCGGTTGGTCTGTTTACTACAATGTTAGTCTCATTAGAGATACTAGAGATGGAAAAGATTATACTTTAGGTGAACTTCTCAAAGCGAAATCACAAGAAGGTGTGAGAGTGCTTCTACTTGTGTGGGATGATCTTACTTCTAATAGCGTGCTCGGATATAAAACAGTAATAATCTTTGAATAATCTTTCTATTTATGTCGGTTATATTGTAACCCTTTTCTTACTTATAAGTTATATCATCAAATGTAGGTTGGACTAATGAATACTTATGACGAGGAAACTCGCCGTTTTTTCAAGAATTCTTCGGTTAGAGTGCTTCTTTGTCCAAGATCTGGAGGAAAAGGACATAGCTGGATGAAACAACAGGTTAGTGAGAAAAACCCTTTTTGTATGTCTAACTGCATAATACTTGTTTAAGGAAAATGCTTACCATTTTTTGCTTTGTGATGAATTATTAGGAAGCTGGAGCAATCTATACACATCATCAGAAGACAGTGATTGTGGATGCTGATGCAGGTCATCATAAGAGAAAGATTGTAGCTTTCATTGGAGGTCTTGATTTATGTATGGGAAGATATGATACTCCTGAACATTCTCTCTTTAGGACTTTGCAGACAGCACACAAAgatgatttttataataataactttGAGGTAAGTCATCCATTTTGTCTTGATTTTCATTATTTTCGTCTTTCGTCTACATTAAATGCGATATGTTGGAAAATGTGTTTATAAAAAGTGGACATTCCTGGCCTCATATGCCGGTTTTGTAAGATAGTGTCAGAACCTATCCAAGATCCATTACGCCACATGCTCCAGATGTTCTGTCTTGGACGTGAAAGGGTGTAATAAGAGTTTCACATTAGACGAAATGACCAGAAAAATGTTTATAGAAGTGTTTTAGAGGTTATGAATTGATTGAGCTAGTTTGGAATATACTAAACAGGGTTCTGCTAGTGGTTGTCCAAGACAACCATGGCATGATTTGCATTCCAAAATTGAAGGTCCTGCTGCATATG is part of the Vicia villosa cultivar HV-30 ecotype Madison, WI linkage group LG2, Vvil1.0, whole genome shotgun sequence genome and encodes:
- the LOC131652424 gene encoding phospholipase D gamma 1-like; its protein translation is MAHLVYGESPSFGDSHHGQGQQHVSFPTNSTSLRILLLHGNLEIWIKEAKNLPNMDTFHKAMGDMFSFLPKKLSGKIEGKMSENLTSDPYVTVSIAGAVIARTFIIRNNENPVWMQHFNAPVAHLASEVHFVVKDNDVVGSQVIGAVGIPVETLCTGSKLEGVFPILNTNGKPFKTNTVLSLSIQYTPVDKVNLYRNGVGEDYQGVPDTYFPLRKGGKVTLYQDAHVPQDSLPSLKVVDVSCYESGNCWHDIFDAISHARRLVYIVGWSVYYNVSLIRDTRDGKDYTLGELLKAKSQEGVRVLLLVWDDLTSNSVLGYKTVGLMNTYDEETRRFFKNSSVRVLLCPRSGGKGHSWMKQQEAGAIYTHHQKTVIVDADAGHHKRKIVAFIGGLDLCMGRYDTPEHSLFRTLQTAHKDDFYNNNFEGSASGCPRQPWHDLHSKIEGPAAYDILTNFEERWLRALKMTTLQKIKTSHDDSLLKVDRISDIVGIDEVPYLDEHNQEETWHVQIFRSIDSNSVKKFPKEPKEAIQRNLVCGKNVMIDMSIHSAYVKAIRAAQKFIYIENQYFLGSSYNWDSYKDLGANNLIPMEIALKIANKIKQKERFSVYIVIPMWPEGVPSSIATQRILFWQFKTMQMMYATIYKALEEAELENQYEPQDYLNFFCLGNRELPDNESIPNPIKPTGQNAPQVQAQKNRRFMIYVHSKGMIVDDEYVLMGSANINQRSMEGTRDTEIAMGAYQPNHTWATSKSKPHGQVHGYRMSLWSEHIGGVEECFKEPESVECVRRIRGLSEYNWRQYVANEVTEMKSHLLKYPLEVDSKGNVTPIVGCETFPDVGGNIKGTFIVVQENLTI